Proteins found in one Stigmatella aurantiaca genomic segment:
- a CDS encoding transposase, with the protein MERRKRRQFTEEFKAEAVRLARESGKSLPQVAKDLDLTESALRQWVQHAERSEAPAGPEPLSQSEREELLQLRRENRQLLMERDFLKKAAVHSIGQRNACCSLAAGVVKPRVFRGRWLSR; encoded by the coding sequence ATGGAGCGAAGAAAGAGGCGGCAGTTCACCGAGGAGTTCAAGGCCGAGGCGGTGAGGCTGGCCCGAGAGAGTGGCAAGTCCCTGCCGCAGGTGGCCAAGGACTTGGACTTGACGGAGTCGGCGCTGCGGCAGTGGGTGCAGCACGCCGAGCGAAGCGAGGCCCCTGCCGGGCCCGAGCCTTTGAGCCAGTCGGAGCGGGAGGAACTGCTCCAACTGCGGCGAGAGAACCGGCAGCTGCTGATGGAGCGGGACTTCCTAAAAAAAGCGGCGGTGCACTCAATCGGTCAACGCAACGCTTGCTGTAGCTTGGCCGCAGGCGTCGTGAAGCCCAGGGTCTTCCGTGGGCGTTGGTTGAGCCGGAG
- a CDS encoding helicase HerA domain-containing protein, producing MQQNDLRLASFLSDRTEVFHSIQHRHEIWREDPFDVETVHQEARATFERMLLRATTPPGLDAGRILLLLGDSGCGKTHLLRAFRTLAHERSLGFVGYMQMTTSTSNYGRYVLSNLIDSLDQPYHESSEAKSGLRKLSDLLLAQCGKVAALLADPDQDADEITHLVETAADDLQKQERFKTLDLDLLRALLFLQREDTRIRSRVLKYLRCEDLSGNDRKVLGDLVPRIHDNHPQEMVEHLGQLAAVLGHSLVLCVDQLEGFDIEATNAQAFRRAMHMLCDFAERAPSSVIVISCLHTFWTGLRGQLTQSLLDRIERDPDTLKLENHRTAEEARLITERRLEHLYSVEDAPFDPAEPTYPFPHEGFEKLAGLSTREVLDTCRRWREQASREKALPSQFPLGLPPPQRQISAHAQGQTTLELDQLWNDFRSTNSTPPPEEDPELAELLVWALRASAEEIEPGHRFDARLSGESIHVDVSPGDEKLHLALCNKGTQRGGLANQIEQARKQARERTPVVIRTSEFPSSPKGATAMTLGTLLTTGGRRVVLEDSDSRALLSLREFRQRYESRPDFASWLRSAKPITQLKPMRDILALDSLWYKTVTVKPADAARSPKDSQRAPEKHGPTAKQQQLGFSNSGDSIKIDPPQIRPPEKPQPQRTSPVRIGEEDSLLKVPVLLNPDELTQHAAFLGGPGSGKTTLALNVIEQLLLQGIPAILVDRKGDLAGYASEDFWNRPIEDARRRERRDLLRERLDVALFTPGHPNGRPLAIPIVPDGLNTLPEFERQQGTRHAAEALAGMLDYRTSARDKSCRTLLTQAIDQFIQLSSEDVTLPRLVRFIGDKDPRLVNTAGRLDTKLFDKVADDLDRLNLDARLLLGRDAEKLDMDLLLGRGAHAIPGKTRLSILSTKFLGDNNNVLFWVSQLLIEVTRWLSRNPCPTLQAVLMFDEADMYLPALRQPSTKQPMENLIKRARSAGLGLMLATQSPGDFDYKCRDNIRSWFIGRVKERTSLEKMKPMLSEAKVDFTSKIPNQGTGEFHAVRSGKVERVKTEPSALATEQLSDDALLRLAARTAPANPATQTGS from the coding sequence ATGCAACAGAACGATCTGCGTCTTGCCTCTTTTCTGTCCGACCGTACCGAGGTCTTCCACTCCATCCAGCACCGCCATGAGATCTGGCGGGAGGACCCCTTCGACGTCGAGACGGTGCACCAGGAGGCCCGAGCCACCTTCGAGCGCATGCTCCTGCGCGCCACCACGCCACCCGGCCTGGACGCGGGCCGCATCCTGCTGCTGCTGGGAGACTCAGGCTGCGGCAAGACGCACCTGCTCCGGGCGTTCCGGACCCTCGCCCACGAGCGCTCCCTGGGCTTCGTGGGCTACATGCAGATGACGACGTCCACGAGCAACTACGGGCGCTACGTCCTCTCCAACCTCATCGACTCGCTGGACCAGCCCTACCACGAGTCCAGCGAGGCCAAGTCCGGCCTGCGGAAGCTGTCGGACCTGCTGCTCGCCCAGTGCGGCAAGGTGGCGGCCCTGCTCGCCGACCCGGACCAGGACGCGGACGAGATCACCCACCTGGTAGAGACCGCCGCCGACGACTTGCAGAAGCAGGAGCGCTTCAAGACGCTGGACCTGGACCTGCTGCGCGCCCTGCTCTTCCTCCAGCGGGAGGACACGCGCATCCGCAGCCGCGTGCTCAAGTACCTGCGCTGCGAGGACCTGTCCGGCAACGACCGCAAGGTGCTGGGCGACCTGGTGCCGCGCATCCACGACAACCACCCGCAGGAGATGGTGGAGCACCTGGGCCAGCTCGCCGCCGTGCTCGGCCATTCGCTGGTGCTGTGCGTGGACCAGCTCGAGGGCTTCGACATCGAGGCCACCAACGCGCAGGCCTTCCGCCGGGCCATGCACATGCTGTGCGACTTCGCGGAGCGCGCGCCCTCGTCGGTCATCGTCATCAGCTGCCTGCACACCTTCTGGACGGGCCTCCGGGGCCAGCTCACCCAGTCCCTGCTGGACCGCATCGAGCGGGACCCGGACACCCTCAAGCTGGAGAACCACCGCACCGCCGAGGAAGCCCGGCTCATCACCGAGCGCCGCCTGGAGCACCTCTACTCGGTGGAGGATGCGCCGTTCGATCCTGCGGAGCCCACCTACCCCTTCCCCCACGAGGGCTTCGAGAAGCTCGCCGGGCTGAGCACCCGCGAGGTGCTCGACACATGCCGGAGGTGGCGCGAACAGGCCAGCCGCGAGAAAGCCCTGCCCAGTCAGTTCCCCCTGGGGTTGCCTCCTCCCCAGAGGCAGATCTCCGCCCACGCTCAGGGGCAGACGACGCTGGAATTGGACCAGCTCTGGAACGACTTCCGCTCCACGAACTCCACGCCACCGCCCGAGGAGGATCCCGAACTCGCCGAGCTGCTGGTCTGGGCGCTGCGGGCCAGTGCGGAGGAAATCGAGCCGGGGCACCGCTTCGATGCGAGGCTCAGTGGGGAATCCATTCACGTGGATGTCTCGCCTGGCGACGAGAAGCTGCATCTGGCGCTCTGCAACAAGGGGACGCAACGCGGCGGACTCGCTAACCAGATCGAACAGGCCCGTAAGCAAGCCCGGGAACGAACTCCTGTGGTGATCCGCACCAGCGAGTTTCCAAGCAGCCCCAAGGGAGCAACCGCCATGACCCTCGGTACGCTCCTCACCACGGGGGGCCGCCGCGTGGTGCTGGAGGACAGCGACAGCCGGGCCCTCCTCTCCCTGCGGGAGTTCCGCCAGCGCTACGAGTCCCGTCCCGACTTCGCCTCCTGGCTGCGGTCGGCCAAGCCCATCACCCAACTCAAACCCATGCGGGACATCCTGGCCCTGGATAGCCTCTGGTACAAGACGGTCACCGTGAAACCTGCCGATGCGGCTCGGTCCCCCAAGGACTCCCAGCGGGCTCCAGAAAAGCACGGCCCTACCGCCAAGCAGCAACAGCTCGGCTTTTCCAACTCAGGCGATTCCATCAAGATCGACCCCCCGCAGATCAGGCCTCCCGAGAAGCCCCAGCCCCAGCGCACCTCCCCCGTCCGCATCGGCGAGGAGGACAGCCTGCTGAAAGTCCCCGTCCTGCTCAACCCTGACGAGCTGACCCAGCACGCGGCGTTCCTCGGAGGCCCTGGCAGCGGCAAGACCACGCTCGCCCTCAACGTGATTGAGCAACTGCTCCTCCAGGGCATCCCCGCCATCCTCGTGGACCGGAAAGGAGACCTCGCGGGCTACGCCTCCGAGGACTTCTGGAACCGTCCCATCGAAGACGCCCGCCGCCGGGAGCGCAGGGACCTGCTCCGGGAGCGGCTCGACGTGGCCCTCTTCACCCCGGGCCACCCCAACGGCCGCCCGCTGGCCATTCCCATCGTACCCGATGGGCTGAACACCCTCCCGGAGTTCGAGCGTCAACAGGGCACCCGCCATGCCGCCGAGGCGCTGGCCGGCATGCTCGACTACCGCACCAGTGCCCGGGACAAGTCCTGCCGCACCCTTCTCACCCAGGCCATCGATCAGTTCATTCAGCTGTCCAGCGAGGACGTCACCCTTCCCCGGCTCGTCCGCTTCATCGGGGACAAGGACCCGCGCCTGGTCAACACCGCGGGCCGACTGGACACGAAGCTGTTCGACAAGGTGGCCGATGACCTGGACCGGCTCAACCTGGATGCCCGGTTGCTCCTGGGCCGCGACGCCGAGAAGCTCGACATGGACCTCTTGCTGGGCCGGGGCGCGCACGCGATTCCGGGCAAGACCCGCCTGAGCATCCTCAGCACCAAGTTCCTCGGGGACAACAACAACGTCCTGTTCTGGGTCTCCCAGCTCCTCATCGAGGTGACGCGCTGGCTCAGCCGCAACCCCTGCCCCACGCTCCAGGCAGTCCTCATGTTCGACGAGGCGGACATGTACCTGCCCGCCCTGCGCCAGCCCTCCACCAAGCAGCCCATGGAGAACCTCATCAAGCGGGCGCGCTCGGCGGGCCTGGGGCTGATGCTGGCCACCCAGAGCCCGGGCGACTTCGACTACAAGTGCCGCGACAACATCCGCTCCTGGTTCATCGGCCGCGTCAAGGAGCGCACGTCCCTGGAGAAGATGAAGCCCATGCTCAGCGAAGCCAAGGTGGACTTCACCTCCAAGATTCCCAACCAGGGCACGGGCGAGTTCCACGCCGTGCGCAGTGGCAAGGTGGAGCGCGTCAAGACCGAGCCCTCCGCGCTCGCCACCGAACAGCTCTCCGACGACGCGCTGCTCCGCCTCGCCGCTCGCACCGCTCCGGCTAATCCCGCCACTCAAACAGGCTCTTGA
- a CDS encoding DUF559 domain-containing protein: MPPAPSAPPSDTAVLSALDRHQHRREQAIPTLTVLAGPPGTALSLWHRWLEARGLGLCVSRASHEAGAVRDWGAFLAQHRNLETDAAEVLGAAGGLRRGELAAQLQGKTPHERGLLLQELFPAVPHPDAAAACRCLLQPAAASRPQEPWEALLEACERNPLRAFAALHALVPLGEAPALLLAGTGPTWLAQAARTVARMCDTVPTLAAALSVEGEAVDAYLHGGESQGRALVREGRLTLPAVSTEGVKQRVEALGVQDTEALTGALAQLAADGAPDEVLSLYGGAAREREAATVQPSAEDRARSAAERFLSALLESLPATRGLFELNQRTGFRLHDRPVEVDLLCRRLRLAIEIDGYYHFQTPEAYRRDRRKDLALQRHGYWVLRFLADDVVARLEEIRDTVLEVVSLRHNAVGRVPADGEDAHGAD; the protein is encoded by the coding sequence GTGCCCCCTGCCCCTTCCGCCCCTCCGAGCGATACCGCGGTCCTCTCCGCGCTGGACCGGCACCAGCACCGGCGCGAGCAGGCCATCCCCACCCTCACCGTGCTGGCGGGTCCTCCCGGCACCGCCCTGTCCCTCTGGCACCGCTGGCTGGAGGCGCGCGGCCTGGGGCTGTGTGTCTCGCGGGCCTCGCACGAAGCCGGGGCCGTGCGCGACTGGGGGGCGTTCCTGGCCCAGCACCGGAACCTCGAAACCGATGCGGCGGAGGTGCTCGGCGCCGCGGGAGGACTGCGGCGGGGCGAGCTGGCCGCGCAGCTCCAGGGCAAGACTCCGCACGAGCGCGGCTTGCTGCTCCAGGAACTTTTTCCGGCCGTTCCCCACCCGGATGCCGCCGCCGCGTGCCGGTGTCTGCTTCAACCCGCAGCCGCCTCAAGGCCGCAGGAACCCTGGGAGGCCCTCCTCGAAGCCTGCGAGCGGAACCCGCTGCGCGCGTTCGCGGCCCTGCATGCCCTCGTTCCCCTTGGAGAGGCCCCAGCGCTCCTGCTCGCGGGAACAGGGCCCACGTGGCTGGCCCAGGCCGCGCGGACCGTAGCCCGGATGTGTGACACCGTGCCCACGCTGGCCGCCGCCCTCTCCGTGGAAGGAGAAGCGGTGGACGCCTATCTCCACGGCGGGGAGAGCCAGGGACGCGCCCTGGTCCGTGAAGGGCGGTTGACGCTCCCAGCGGTTTCCACCGAGGGGGTGAAGCAGCGTGTGGAGGCGCTCGGGGTCCAGGACACGGAAGCCCTCACGGGCGCGCTCGCCCAGTTGGCCGCGGACGGCGCCCCGGACGAGGTGCTGTCCCTCTACGGCGGCGCGGCAAGGGAGCGGGAAGCCGCCACGGTTCAGCCCTCGGCGGAGGACCGGGCCCGCAGCGCCGCGGAGCGCTTCCTGAGCGCGCTGCTCGAATCGCTCCCCGCCACCCGGGGACTGTTTGAACTCAACCAACGTACCGGGTTTCGCCTCCATGACCGGCCTGTCGAGGTAGACCTGCTCTGCCGACGGTTGCGATTGGCCATCGAAATCGACGGTTACTATCACTTCCAGACGCCCGAGGCCTACCGGCGTGACCGGCGCAAGGACCTGGCCTTGCAACGGCATGGCTACTGGGTGCTGCGCTTCCTCGCCGATGACGTGGTGGCGCGGCTCGAGGAAATCCGCGACACTGTGCTGGAGGTCGTCTCCCTGCGGCACAACGCGGTGGGGAGGGTGCCGGCAGATGGGGAGGATGCACATGGCGCGGACTGA
- the mdoH gene encoding glucans biosynthesis glucosyltransferase MdoH has translation MQAHSFSPPSTGIRRFFVLGLAAFTTLLGAWEMHRLLSVKGITETEWVLLGLFSLCFAWICLSFWTAVAGFLQMLVGGRVPGLRQPTAEEQKAPLTRRTTVVMPIHNEDPASVFANVQATYESLAATGHLEAFDFYVLSDSTRAEAWVAEELAWADLCRRVGGQGRIFYRRRSDNTGKKAGNLSDFCERWGRHYDFMVVLDADSLMTGDTLVTLARLMELNPQAGILQAPPRCVGKMTLFARLQQFAGQVYGPVVGAGAAAWQLGESNYWGHNAIIRVSAFIEHCGLPVLPGKQPFGGHILSHDFVEAALMRRAGYTVWLLSDVGGSYEQSPPHLLAYAQRDRRWCQGNLQHLSLVMAGGLHPLSRGHFLMGVMSYVASPLWLIFLLTGLGAALQDRFVEPVYFTSERTLFPVWPTFDVEGARRMMFLSLGMLLVPKLFGLFLTFLDSEASRNMGGRIRLALSVVLETAISMLLAPVMMLFQSHFVFGTVLGYRVSWSSQQRDDADLPWSEAARRHWGHTVFGVVLAVASAALSRDLLLWLSPVVAGLLLSIPMSVWTARASLGTWAAKLGLFLIPEERVEHPLLVRAQALSEQKLETVDDGLKRVLTDPRAHALHLALLEEQPGPSIASIELATARRKLLSGQQDALSTQEKSMVLLDPATLAEARLRFMSQTS, from the coding sequence ATGCAAGCCCACTCCTTCTCCCCTCCCTCCACCGGAATCCGCCGGTTCTTCGTTCTGGGGCTGGCGGCCTTCACCACGCTCCTTGGAGCATGGGAGATGCACCGGCTGCTGAGCGTCAAGGGAATCACGGAGACCGAGTGGGTGCTGCTGGGGCTCTTCAGCCTGTGCTTCGCGTGGATCTGCCTGTCCTTCTGGACGGCCGTCGCGGGGTTTCTCCAGATGCTGGTGGGGGGCCGGGTGCCTGGCTTGCGCCAGCCGACGGCCGAGGAGCAGAAGGCGCCGCTCACCCGGCGCACCACGGTGGTGATGCCCATCCACAACGAAGACCCCGCCTCGGTCTTCGCCAACGTGCAGGCCACCTACGAGTCGCTGGCCGCCACGGGGCACCTGGAGGCCTTTGACTTCTACGTGCTGAGCGACTCCACCCGCGCCGAGGCCTGGGTGGCCGAGGAGCTGGCCTGGGCGGACCTGTGCCGCCGGGTGGGGGGCCAGGGGCGCATCTTCTACCGGCGCCGCTCGGACAACACCGGCAAGAAGGCCGGCAACCTCTCGGACTTCTGCGAGCGCTGGGGCCGCCACTATGACTTCATGGTGGTGCTGGACGCCGACAGCCTCATGACGGGCGACACACTGGTGACGCTGGCGCGGTTGATGGAGCTCAACCCGCAGGCCGGCATCCTCCAGGCGCCTCCCCGCTGCGTGGGGAAGATGACGCTCTTTGCCCGCCTGCAGCAGTTCGCCGGCCAGGTGTACGGGCCCGTGGTGGGCGCGGGCGCGGCGGCGTGGCAGCTCGGCGAGTCCAACTACTGGGGCCACAACGCCATCATCCGCGTGTCCGCCTTCATCGAGCACTGCGGCCTGCCCGTGCTGCCCGGCAAGCAGCCCTTCGGGGGGCACATCCTCAGCCACGACTTCGTGGAGGCGGCGCTGATGCGCCGGGCGGGCTACACGGTGTGGCTGCTGTCGGATGTGGGGGGCAGCTACGAGCAGTCCCCGCCGCACCTGCTGGCCTATGCCCAGAGAGACCGGCGCTGGTGCCAGGGCAACCTCCAGCACCTGAGTCTGGTGATGGCCGGGGGGCTGCACCCCTTGAGCCGCGGCCACTTCCTCATGGGGGTGATGTCCTACGTGGCCTCGCCCCTGTGGCTCATCTTCCTGCTGACGGGGCTGGGCGCCGCGCTGCAGGACCGCTTCGTGGAGCCCGTGTACTTCACGAGCGAGCGGACCCTGTTCCCGGTGTGGCCGACGTTCGACGTGGAGGGCGCGCGGCGGATGATGTTCCTGTCGCTGGGCATGCTGCTGGTGCCCAAGCTGTTCGGCCTCTTCCTGACGTTCCTCGACAGCGAGGCTTCCCGCAACATGGGCGGCCGCATTCGCTTGGCGCTGAGCGTGGTGCTGGAGACCGCCATCTCCATGCTGCTCGCGCCGGTGATGATGCTCTTCCAGTCCCACTTCGTCTTCGGCACCGTGCTGGGCTACCGGGTGAGCTGGTCGAGCCAGCAGCGCGATGACGCGGACCTGCCCTGGTCCGAAGCGGCCCGGCGGCACTGGGGCCACACGGTGTTCGGGGTGGTGCTGGCCGTGGCGTCGGCCGCGCTCTCCCGGGACTTGCTGCTGTGGCTGTCCCCGGTGGTGGCGGGCCTGCTGCTCTCCATCCCGATGTCGGTGTGGACCGCCCGGGCCTCGCTGGGCACCTGGGCGGCGAAGCTGGGCCTGTTCCTCATCCCCGAGGAGCGCGTGGAGCACCCGCTGCTGGTCCGGGCCCAGGCGCTGTCGGAGCAGAAGCTGGAGACCGTGGACGATGGGCTGAAGCGCGTCCTCACGGACCCCCGCGCCCACGCGCTGCACCTGGCACTGCTGGAAGAGCAGCCGGGGCCCTCCATTGCCTCCATCGAGCTGGCCACCGCGCGGCGCAAGCTGCTCTCGGGACAGCAGGACGCGCTCTCCACCCAGGAGAAGTCGATGGTGCTCTTGGACCCGGCAACGCTGGCGGAGGCCCGCCTCCGGTTCATGAGCCAGACGTCCTGA
- a CDS encoding glucan biosynthesis protein, whose product MVRSRKRSRWGVRTACVLGVLVAGVAGAQVKPSSKGASAKASSKTAFSPELVREKARALAGQGYKVPASNLPASYEQLSYDEYRDIRFRPDQSLWRKEGLPFQAQFFHPGFYYKEPVAVHVVRGKQVEDVPFSPELFSYGPLVKAGPLAKADGFAGLRLNHPINRPEHFDEVAVFLGASYFRSLGRGNVYGLSARGLAIDTALPSGEEFPSFREFWLEKPEAKSDRIVVHALLDSPSVTGAYRFVIIPGKSTVMEVEATLFARKAVKQLGIAPLTSMYLFGENNRGNYDDFRPEVHDSDGLFISMKNGEQLWRPLQNPARLNVASFQAESPRAFGLLQRDQSFANYEDLEARYELRPSVWVEPVGDWGKGAVQLVEIPTREEIHDNIVAAWVPEQPLTPGTERRFAYRLFWGFEPPRAPPGATVLSTRIAAGSTPKARRFVIDFSGGGAAGDAPAEAVITASRGQVLHPIAQRNTVTGGWRATFELLPDDSSAPIELRGFLKTGSETLTETWSYLWTP is encoded by the coding sequence GTGGTGAGGTCGAGGAAGCGCTCAAGGTGGGGAGTTCGCACGGCGTGCGTGCTCGGTGTGCTGGTGGCGGGAGTGGCGGGTGCCCAGGTGAAGCCTTCCTCCAAGGGGGCCTCGGCGAAGGCTTCCTCCAAGACGGCCTTCAGCCCGGAGCTGGTGCGGGAGAAGGCGCGCGCGCTGGCGGGCCAGGGCTACAAGGTCCCCGCCTCCAACCTCCCCGCCTCCTACGAGCAACTCTCCTATGACGAGTACCGGGACATCCGGTTCCGTCCGGACCAGTCGCTGTGGCGCAAGGAGGGCCTGCCCTTCCAGGCGCAGTTCTTCCACCCCGGCTTCTATTACAAGGAGCCCGTCGCGGTGCACGTGGTGCGCGGCAAGCAGGTGGAGGACGTGCCGTTCTCCCCGGAGCTGTTCAGCTACGGCCCGCTGGTGAAGGCGGGCCCGCTGGCCAAGGCGGACGGCTTCGCGGGGCTGCGCCTCAACCACCCCATCAACCGGCCGGAGCACTTCGACGAGGTGGCCGTCTTCCTGGGCGCCAGCTACTTCCGGTCCCTGGGACGCGGCAATGTTTACGGCCTGTCCGCGCGCGGCCTGGCGATTGATACCGCCCTGCCGAGCGGCGAGGAGTTCCCCTCGTTCCGCGAGTTCTGGCTGGAGAAGCCCGAGGCCAAGTCGGACCGCATCGTGGTGCACGCGCTGCTGGACAGCCCGAGCGTCACGGGCGCCTACCGCTTCGTCATCATCCCCGGAAAGAGCACGGTGATGGAGGTGGAGGCCACCCTGTTCGCCCGCAAGGCGGTGAAGCAGCTGGGGATTGCCCCGCTCACCAGCATGTACCTGTTCGGCGAGAACAACCGGGGCAACTACGACGACTTCCGGCCCGAGGTGCACGACTCCGACGGCCTCTTCATCTCGATGAAGAACGGCGAGCAGCTCTGGCGGCCGCTGCAGAACCCCGCGCGGCTCAACGTCGCGAGCTTCCAGGCGGAGAGCCCCCGCGCCTTCGGGCTGCTGCAGCGCGACCAGTCCTTCGCCAATTATGAAGACCTGGAGGCCCGCTACGAGCTGCGCCCCAGCGTCTGGGTGGAGCCCGTGGGCGACTGGGGCAAGGGCGCCGTCCAGCTCGTGGAGATTCCCACGCGCGAGGAGATCCACGACAACATCGTGGCGGCGTGGGTGCCCGAGCAGCCGCTCACCCCCGGCACCGAGCGGCGCTTCGCCTACCGGCTCTTCTGGGGCTTCGAGCCGCCCCGGGCCCCGCCGGGCGCCACCGTGCTCTCGACGCGCATCGCCGCGGGCTCCACGCCCAAGGCCCGGCGCTTCGTCATCGACTTCTCGGGCGGCGGGGCCGCTGGGGACGCCCCCGCGGAGGCCGTCATCACCGCCTCGCGCGGGCAGGTGCTCCACCCCATCGCCCAGCGCAACACCGTCACCGGAGGCTGGCGCGCCACCTTCGAGCTGCTGCCTGACGACTCTTCCGCGCCCATCGAGCTGCGCGGATTCCTGAAGACCGGTTCAGAGACCCTCACCGAGACATGGAGCTACTTGTGGACACCGTGA
- a CDS encoding MnmC family methyltransferase — protein MSSDNPRDGDFELVTLRNGARAVRHLGHGEVMHPSVGPWKEALRLYVEQPRLAERLGQPGPPLVVLDVGLGAATNAVAALTCARELGAGRRRALELISLEVDLAPLRLALADPEGFPFLQPFREAAEALMRDGSWSEAGLHWRLLLGDAVPHLEGALPPADLVYFDPFSPASNPDMWTEAVLARVRARCQEEGEGARLLTYSAATPTRVTLLLAGFYVGAGVSTGTKGETTVAATRLEALEAPLGGRWLERWRRSSSRAPHGAPLTPEVESRLLAHPQWRSR, from the coding sequence GTGTCCTCCGACAACCCCCGCGACGGCGATTTCGAACTGGTCACCCTCCGCAACGGCGCCCGGGCCGTGCGCCACCTGGGGCACGGCGAGGTGATGCACCCCAGCGTGGGGCCGTGGAAGGAGGCGCTGCGCCTCTACGTGGAGCAGCCCCGCCTGGCCGAGCGCCTGGGCCAGCCCGGGCCGCCCCTGGTGGTGCTCGATGTAGGGCTGGGGGCCGCCACCAACGCGGTGGCCGCGCTCACGTGCGCGCGGGAACTGGGGGCGGGGCGCCGGCGGGCGCTGGAGCTCATCAGCCTGGAGGTGGACCTCGCGCCGCTGCGGCTGGCGCTGGCGGATCCGGAGGGGTTTCCCTTCCTCCAGCCGTTCCGCGAGGCCGCCGAGGCGCTGATGCGCGACGGGAGCTGGTCAGAGGCGGGGCTGCACTGGCGCCTGCTCCTGGGCGATGCGGTGCCCCACCTGGAGGGAGCGCTGCCGCCCGCGGATCTCGTCTACTTCGACCCGTTCTCCCCGGCCTCCAACCCGGACATGTGGACCGAGGCGGTGCTGGCCCGGGTCCGCGCGCGGTGTCAGGAGGAGGGGGAGGGCGCGCGGCTGCTGACGTACAGCGCGGCGACGCCCACCCGGGTGACCTTGCTGCTGGCGGGCTTCTACGTCGGCGCGGGGGTCTCCACCGGCACCAAGGGGGAGACCACGGTGGCCGCCACCCGCCTGGAGGCCCTGGAGGCCCCCCTGGGCGGCCGGTGGCTCGAGCGGTGGCGCCGCTCGTCCTCCCGGGCGCCCCACGGCGCGCCCCTTACGCCCGAGGTCGAGAGCCGGCTGCTTGCCCATCCGCAGTGGCGCTCCCGTTGA
- a CDS encoding TIGR02265 family protein yields the protein MNPEKLVHAQTVEALFLRAFENRLTPACRQALKKAGLDLEQKLERTYSLEQWKDFLRIAAAHVYGGVPAEAAYYSLGERFMDAWFGTFFGRALLGVAKLAGPRRLLLHAGRGFRAGNTFSEVTVVERGPTSLELGMNDVLADQPTFAAGLLARAVELAGGWRAVAIPEGFDGTTCTFHIRWSEAPAAVAALNGSATADGQAAGSRPRA from the coding sequence ATGAACCCAGAGAAGCTCGTCCACGCCCAGACCGTCGAGGCGCTGTTCCTCCGTGCCTTCGAGAACCGGCTGACCCCGGCTTGCCGGCAGGCCCTGAAGAAGGCCGGGTTGGACCTCGAGCAGAAGCTGGAGCGGACGTACTCGCTCGAGCAATGGAAAGACTTCCTGCGGATCGCCGCCGCCCACGTGTACGGGGGCGTACCCGCCGAGGCCGCGTACTACTCGCTGGGCGAGCGCTTCATGGATGCGTGGTTCGGCACCTTCTTCGGCCGGGCGCTGCTGGGCGTGGCCAAGCTCGCCGGCCCCCGGCGGCTGCTGCTGCACGCGGGCCGTGGGTTCCGGGCGGGCAACACCTTCAGTGAAGTCACCGTGGTGGAGCGGGGCCCCACCTCGCTCGAGCTGGGCATGAACGACGTGCTGGCCGATCAGCCCACGTTCGCCGCGGGGCTGCTGGCCCGGGCCGTGGAGCTCGCGGGCGGCTGGCGGGCGGTGGCCATCCCCGAGGGCTTCGACGGGACAACGTGCACCTTCCACATCCGGTGGTCCGAAGCCCCCGCCGCGGTCGCCGCCCTCAACGGGAGCGCCACTGCGGATGGGCAAGCAGCCGGCTCTCGACCTCGGGCGTAA
- a CDS encoding ornithine cyclodeaminase family protein, which produces MPTLLLSANALRSLYSVELGLTAVERAFLAHGRGESLMPPKVYLSLPKYEGDFRAMPAFLDGAAGVKWVNAHPRNPAKHNLPTVRAVYILSDPDTASPLAILDGTLLTAWRTGAAGGVASKYLARAKPRTLGLVGCGVQARVLIDSHRALFEGLELLLADASEAAAQALQKEKGGRVVSLQEAAGADIVCTSTPVRTPVVKREWVRAGTHINAMGADAPGKQELESALLQQARIFIDDEEQATHSGEVNVPLHDGLLQREQIAGTLGEVIAGQKKGRLADEVTLFDSTGLAVQDLALARALYDVARTQGVGQMFDLVGGG; this is translated from the coding sequence ATGCCAACCCTCCTGTTGAGCGCGAACGCGCTGCGCTCCCTCTACTCTGTCGAGCTGGGCCTCACCGCCGTGGAGCGCGCCTTCCTGGCGCATGGCCGTGGCGAGTCGCTCATGCCCCCCAAGGTGTACCTGTCCCTGCCCAAGTACGAAGGGGACTTCCGCGCGATGCCGGCCTTCCTGGACGGCGCGGCGGGGGTGAAGTGGGTGAATGCCCATCCCCGCAACCCCGCCAAGCACAACCTGCCCACGGTGCGCGCGGTCTATATCCTGAGCGATCCGGACACGGCCTCGCCGCTGGCCATCCTGGATGGCACCCTGCTGACCGCGTGGCGCACCGGCGCGGCCGGAGGGGTGGCCTCGAAGTACCTCGCCCGGGCGAAGCCGCGCACGCTGGGGCTCGTGGGCTGCGGCGTGCAGGCGCGCGTGCTGATCGACTCGCACCGGGCCCTCTTCGAGGGGCTGGAGCTGCTGCTCGCCGATGCCTCCGAGGCGGCCGCCCAGGCCCTTCAGAAGGAGAAGGGCGGCCGGGTGGTCAGCCTTCAGGAGGCCGCGGGCGCCGACATCGTCTGCACCTCCACCCCCGTGCGCACCCCCGTGGTGAAGCGCGAGTGGGTCCGGGCCGGCACGCACATCAACGCCATGGGCGCGGATGCCCCCGGCAAGCAGGAGCTGGAGTCGGCCCTCCTGCAGCAGGCGCGCATCTTCATCGATGACGAGGAGCAGGCGACGCACTCGGGCGAGGTGAATGTCCCGCTGCACGACGGCCTGCTCCAGCGCGAGCAGATCGCCGGCACCCTGGGCGAAGTCATCGCCGGCCAGAAGAAGGGCCGGTTGGCGGACGAAGTCACGCTCTTCGACTCCACGGGGCTCGCGGTGCAGGACCTGGCGCTGGCGCGCGCGCTGTACGACGTGGCGCGGACCCAGGGTGTGGGCCAGATGTTCGACCTGGTGGGCGGCGGGTAA